GCTGCTGCCAGCCACCAGATGTACCAAATCATCGCGAAGCCAAACACCAATGCCCATGCAGACACATAGATACCTGTTGGAGTGTTCTTCGGCATGTGAATGCGTTCGTATTCCACTTCTTTGGTTGGATCGAATTCGCCACTCTGTTTTTGGTACCAGAACCCATCTAGAACGTCGCCTTTTGGTAGGTGCGCAAAATTGTAGAACGGCGGTGGTGAAGACGTCGCCCACTCAAAGGTACGACCGCCCCATGGGTCACCCGTTAGGTCACGGTTTTGTTCGCGGTCACGAACACTCACGTAGATTTGAATGAACTGACAAGCTACGCCAAGCGCAATCACTGCCGTACCTGCTGCTGCAACTGCCAACAATGGGAAGTACTCTGGGTTAAGGTCTTGGCTTAGACGACGCGTCATGCCCATAAAGCCCAGTGCATAAAGCGGTAGGAACGCCATTAGGAAACCAACGATCCAGCAAATGAATGCACGTTTGCCCCATGTTTCGTTCATGGTGAAGCCAGTTGCTTTCGGGAACCAGTATGTGATTGCAGCGAAACAACCGAATACCACACCACCGATGATTACGTTATGGAAGTGCGCAATCAGGAACACTGAGTTGTGCAGAACAAAGTCCGCGCCCGGTACTGCCATTAGTACGCCCGTCATACCACCTACAGAGAAGGTAATTAGGAAGCCAACCGTCCACATCATCGGAGTGGTAAAGCGGATTCGGCCTTTGTACATGGTGAATAACCAGTTGAAGATCTTCACCCCGGTCGGGATAGAGATAATCATGGTGGCGATGCCGAAGAACGCATTCACATTCGCACCTGAGCCCATGGTGAAGAAGTGATGCAGCCAAACGACGAACGCCAAAATCGTAATTACGATGGTCGCCCATACTAGTGAGGTGTAACCAAACAGCTTCTTGCGTGAGAAGGTTGCCGTTACCTCAGAGAACACACCAAAAATAGGCAAGATCAGGATGTACACTTCTGGGTGACCCCATGCCCAAATCAGATTGACGTACATCATTACGTTGCCGCCAAGATCATTGGTGAAGAAGTGCGTACCGATGTAGCGATCCAACGTCAGTAGCGCGATCGTTACAGTTAGGATTGGGAATGAAATGATGATTAGGATG
This portion of the Vibrio hyugaensis genome encodes:
- the cyoB gene encoding cytochrome o ubiquinol oxidase subunit I, encoding MFGRLTLKSIPYHEPIIVVTLAVIAIVGLAVVAAITKAGKWQYLWNEWFTSVDHKKLGFMYIAVAMVMLVRGFADAVMMRSQQLLSAAGESGYLPPHHYDQIFTAHGVIMIFFVAMPLVIGLMNIIVPLQIGARDVAFPYLNNLSFWLFVVGVILTNMSLGLGEFGRTGWLAYPPLSGIEASPGVGVDYWIWALQISGVGTTLTGVNFFATILRMRTPSMPMMKMPVFTWASLCANILIIISFPILTVTIALLTLDRYIGTHFFTNDLGGNVMMYVNLIWAWGHPEVYILILPIFGVFSEVTATFSRKKLFGYTSLVWATIVITILAFVVWLHHFFTMGSGANVNAFFGIATMIISIPTGVKIFNWLFTMYKGRIRFTTPMMWTVGFLITFSVGGMTGVLMAVPGADFVLHNSVFLIAHFHNVIIGGVVFGCFAAITYWFPKATGFTMNETWGKRAFICWIVGFLMAFLPLYALGFMGMTRRLSQDLNPEYFPLLAVAAAGTAVIALGVACQFIQIYVSVRDREQNRDLTGDPWGGRTFEWATSSPPPFYNFAHLPKGDVLDGFWYQKQSGEFDPTKEVEYERIHMPKNTPTGIYVSAWALVFGFAMIWYIWWLAAASFVGIIVTCIQHSYNDDVDYYVEVEEIKAIEAERRAQLEEAKKNEVKDNDKKDDLEVTYAS